In the genome of Phragmites australis chromosome 9, lpPhrAust1.1, whole genome shotgun sequence, the window GAGAAATTGTCTACAACTTTCATGTGGCGCGAAAATTCGAATTCTACCTCTATCACGCCAAATTTAAAAAGACTATCCGCTGTGCGGGTGATCCAATCCGGACCATGGCACTGTTTTGGCGATAACTCCCAATCTGTTTATCCAAATTAAACGAGACTAGCGCCATTGGAAAGAtatcgacgagacctacaacttttgttTTGGTGCTATATTGAGATTCTATACTATTTAATCCCAAAATTTTGATGAATAAATTTACAGAAATAACGCGTACCAAATCGATCTACCGCTTACAAATTTCGACGACGAAATCCTCCATCCAAATTAATCCACAACACTCTAGGGACTAATTAGAGATTAACCTTGTAGCGTGAATCACGAATCTGAACAAATCCGACAAAATCGCAAAATCcatcttctcttttctctttttcccttttctttcctttttctttttctttttttttttcttccttccttcctcctGGTGCTTGCTTCCTCTTTGCACCAAGGTAGTAGCTCACGGATTGGGCGGCTCCGGCAACGGCGAGCTCTGGCCGTGGCAACTCGGGATGCCGTCAGGACGGATCGGCGACGGGCTACCCGAGGGCGATGATGTGCACGACACGGCATAGCAGGGTGGCGGCGACGCGGACGACGCCGGCAGTCGGGTGGCGCGACAGCGGTCGGGGGCAGGACAGCGGCCGGCAGCTAGCGAAGTAGTGACGGAcgggctagggttagggttagggcggTCTAGGCTCGGGCATTGGACAACTCGGGCTTGATGCCTTTTATGCGGCGGCCGACCGACTCGGTcggctatgtttttttttctttctaaaccTACGGTCTAGATTTATTGAGCTCACCACGGGTTATAAGGTGTCCGGAAGGAACGTTTGAATAGTAAAATGGATTCGTCGCGACAAGATCTACGTACCAACGGTTTCCGATCGTTCATCCGAGCTATGATTCGAGAAAACTACTTTTCACCATTTGAAATAACGCACGGACAACACCATTTctttcataatttttgcattGAATTTATCATAATATTCGGGTATTACATTCATTCCGAAGGGCATTGGAACGGGAGAAGATAGTGTTACGGCAGAATTTTATGGCCAGGATCGCTAGGGTTCAGTTAGTGAGTGAAAGGGATACATTTATTTGCAACCCACGTAAGATTGATAAATTCTAAGCCATTCCGTATATCATAATATGGTTAACCAGAATATCCCTTTTACAAACAAGTTATTGTTGAAGCATAAGATAGccctaaaaatcaaaatattcatGTGGTACCTTCCTAAAGGTGTAATCCTAACAAGGACAATCCAATTAAGAGAAATCGGAAAGGTAGTAAAAAAATGCTGCTTTTGTAGAAAGAATGAGAATATTCAATATCTCTTCTTTGATTGTCTATTTGCAAGAGTAGTATGGCGTATAGTCCAGATAGCTCTAGGATTAAGCACATCTTATAGCATTTCTCACATGTATGGAGATTGGCTTCAAGTGTGGAACTTAAAAGAGACGGAAAATTGTTTGGTTGAGGCGGTTGCATTATGTTGATCTATCTTGCTATGCTAGAATGACGGTTgttgatttttaaaataaacactTTCATGTAAGCAATTTTTAGAAGATATATTGGTTTGACGATACTACTAGTTGTTGCagtatgatgatgaggatgaaaaGAGCTATCCATAAAGCATGCTATGCTCGAGAGGTCATGGCATATTGGCATTGGAGATCTTATGCGCTCCTTGATATttcaaacatttgatatttgaCCAGACAGGAATTTGTTCTTGTCCTGGTCAAAGCTAGCCAGATTGAAGCTTGAGGTATTTGACCAGTGGGACGATGCAATTCTATTCCTGGTCAACTCTACTTGCCGCCCCCGCCCAGTATATGTAGCTACTCTATGGTGCAGCAGCAGAACAAACcagagctgagctgagctgagctgagctgagcatGCAGAGCTCCCCCAAGATGAAGACGACGGCCTtgctcgtcctcctcctgctcacctccctcctcgccgccgcctccagcaACAAGGACCGCTGCCACCCCGCCGACAAGGCCGCGCTGCTCGCCATCAAGGCTGCCCTCGGCAACCCTTACCACTTCGCATCCTGGACGCCTGACACGCCCTGCTGCGACTGGTACGACGTCGACTGCGACCCCTCCACCGGCCGCGTCGTCGGCCTCTCCGTCTTCCAGGACGCCAACCTCACCGGCACCATCCCTGACGCCATCGCCGGCCTCGTCCACCTCCAGAACCTCATGCTGCACCACCTCCCCGCGATCTCCGGCCCCATCCCGCCGGCCATCGCCAAGCTCTCCAACCTCTCGCTTCTCATCATCTCCTACACCGGCGTGTCCGGCCCCGTGCCGTCCTTCCTGGGCAAGCTCACCGCGCTCACCTTACTCGACCTCTCCTTCAACTCCCTCACGGGCGCCATCCCCGCGTCGCTCGCCGACCTCCCCAGCCTCTCCAGCATCGACCTCAGCCGCAACCGCCTCACGGGCTCCCTGCCGCCGCTGCTCTTCAGCAAGGCGCCGCAAGAGGCTTACCTAAGGCTGTCGCACAACAACCTCTCCGGCACCATCCCCGCCGAGTTCGCCGCCGTGAGCTTCGCGGAGGTCGACCTGTCGCGCAACGCATTCACCGGCGACGCCTCCGGTCTCTTTGGCCGGGCAAAGGCACTGCAACACCTGGACCTGTCGCGCAACGCCTTCAGCTTCGACCTCTCCGTCGTGGAGCTGCCGGAGCAGCTCGACTCCGTGGACTTGAGCCACAACGCCATCTACGGCGGCATCCCGGCGCAGGTGGCGAACTTGAGCAACCTGCAGTTCTTCAACGTGAGCTACAACCGGCTCTGCGGCGCGGTGCCCACCGGCGGCAACATGGCAAGATTCGATGCCTACTGCTACCAGCACAACAAGTGCTTGTGTGGAACTCCACTTCCGCCATGCAACTGATCTGATCCATCACCAGTTTTTAATTGTAATCTTTATTGTCATCGAAGAAATAAAATCATTCACATTATTATCCGTTGTAGCACTGATCGATGTAATGCTATGGATTAAAGACAAATGATCGACTTTCCCTTTGTTGGAATTCCGGTACCAAATTAAAGCAATTGCGATTCTAGCCTTTGGTGCCCATTGAACAAGAGTCAGAGAAGGCATATATAGCTTAGCAGCCAGCAGGCAGGACCCAAATTAATCATGCATCCTGCTTAATTACCAATGTGAACGAGGCAACTTCAACTCAACAAGTTTGTTCTAACAAGAGTATATCAGAAATTAAatctgaaataaaaaaattgatcctTAAAACTctgaaagaaaaatctgaaaaaaagagaaattagaatgtttttttttttttgcttttgcaACAAAATTGACTAGTATAATTCCCGCAAAAAAAGAGAATAGTTTAAGCAGCCATgcatatatcttttttttaaaaaaaactaaaaaaccaTTCTTATACATCATAAGCAGCTAAATCGCTGCAGGCCAAGTTAGAGATGAACAATGGGAAATTCTTTGTCCAAATCACAGGGGCAAAGGATTCCAAACTAGTGCCGTACTTGGCTAGTTCATGTGCTAGTCTATTACAAACTCTTTTACAATACATCACTTCATAAgtctcaaaataaatatgcaataATCTCTTAACTTCACATATTACAGCAGCATTAACACTGAAATCGACAGTATCATCACGCAGAATTTGGCATAAGTTTGCGACATCTGTTTCTAGAATGACTCGACTTACCCCAAATTGGTTAGCCAGCTTCAGTGCTTCAGCACATGCAATTGCTTCAAACTGTGCCGCATCCTGCACATTATTGATCCTTCCGGCTGCTGCAAAAAGAGGTTCCCCTTCTTCATTTCTCAAAATAGCTCCCCATGCTCCAGACTTAGATTTCTCACAATAGGAACCATCCGTATTTAACTTCAGCATATTGTCTACTGGAGGTCTCCAATGGCATTGAATGGACTCCTTCCCAGATCGTTTCTATGCACCATCAAGCTCCATAAATTCTCTTACAAAAGCATTCACTTGGAAAACCACTTCATCATTCAAAGGGAGGGCTTCCCCAGCATTTACCTTATTTCGTATAAACCACCAGTACCAAAATAAAGTAATTACTTTCAATCTTATCTCTTCATGCAACAACTATATCTCATCTAGCACTTGCAAAGCAGAACCACACAAGGATAGCTTTAGTCTTACCTCGTCTAGATGTAATTCTCTCTAGATTTGTTTAATTTTCTTACATTTCAAGAAAAGATgatcaccatcttcatcaagacGTACACAAATTACACATCTTGTATCAATGTCGACACCTCTTCTCTTGATATTCAGAAAAAAGGGAAGATTGTTATGGGCGAATCTCCACAGAAAATGCTTCACCTTGTTTGGAACTTTAATTTCCCAAAGGTTACTCCATTTAGAAGTACTTTCTACCATTCCTGAATTGCTTTGTAAGCCTTCTTGGATAAATTTATCATTCATAAATAATCTGTAAGGTGATTTAACTGAAAATCTTCCCTTATTGTCATAGTGCCAGGCAAGGAAATCTTCCATATTTTCCCTAATTGGTATACACTTAATATGCTGAGCATCCTCTTCATTAAAGATGTTATTTATCAGTTCTACATCCCATTGGCCTGACACAGGGTTAATAAGTTCATTTACTTTTGTTAAGAGGCATGTGCTCCTGTCTGTACCCACAAATCTTGAATTTATTTTCGGCAACCATGGGTCATCCcatattttgatatatatgcCATCCCCCACTCTCCATATGATTCCTTTCTTCAGAAGATTTATTCCATTTAGGATGCTTCTCCATGCATAAGAAATCCCAGCTTTTGTCTTTGCATTCAGGATATTTCCA includes:
- the LOC133929655 gene encoding polygalacturonase inhibitor-like, yielding MQSSPKMKTTALLVLLLLTSLLAAASSNKDRCHPADKAALLAIKAALGNPYHFASWTPDTPCCDWYDVDCDPSTGRVVGLSVFQDANLTGTIPDAIAGLVHLQNLMLHHLPAISGPIPPAIAKLSNLSLLIISYTGVSGPVPSFLGKLTALTLLDLSFNSLTGAIPASLADLPSLSSIDLSRNRLTGSLPPLLFSKAPQEAYLRLSHNNLSGTIPAEFAAVSFAEVDLSRNAFTGDASGLFGRAKALQHLDLSRNAFSFDLSVVELPEQLDSVDLSHNAIYGGIPAQVANLSNLQFFNVSYNRLCGAVPTGGNMARFDAYCYQHNKCLCGTPLPPCN